GCTTCTGGCCCGAGGAGAAGCCCTCCATCTTTACATCCGCGAAGTCCGCCAGGTGGAGCTTCTCGAGCAGGTGCATGCCACGGCGCTCGGCGGTCACCGGATCCACATCCTGGAACTCGCCGAAGATCCTGAGCAGTTCACGGGGCGTGAAACGGGTGTAGACGCCCATGTCCGTGCTGAGGTACCCCAGACAGCCGCGCACCGCCTCGGGCTTCACCCGGGTATCGAGACCGCAGACATGGATGGATCCGCCGTCGGGATCCATGAGGCCCGCGATCATCCGCAAGGTGGTGGACTTCCCGGCGCCGTTGGGCCCGAGCAGGCCGTAGATCTCGCCGGGATTCACCTGCAGCGAGATGCCGCGCACGGCATCGATGCGCTTGGTGACGCGGGTCTTCCGGTCCTTCACGGTGAAGGATTTGTGGACCTCGTTCAGCTGGATCACCGGGCCTCCGGATGGGAAAGCCCAAGTCTAGGCCACGAATCCGGGGGGCCCTGGGCCGGACCGGCGAACGGAGGATCCGGGCCGGCGAACGGCGCGGCCCGCACCTTCAGTGGTGGTTGAGGGCGCCTGTGCCGCCCAGGACCAGCATCACCAGGCCCAGGCCCAGGCAGTAGAGGGCGAACCCATTGAGGCGGGGCTTGCGGGTGAAGCGATCCAGGAGGCCGATGGCCAGGTAGCCCGAGATGGCCGCGGCGACCACACCGGCCACGCACAGCAGCCCGGGAGCCGCCGACCCGGCGGGGAAGGCCAGTTCCGCGGGCAGGGGCTGGTGCTTGAACAGGGGCTTCAGCAGGCCGCGGAGCTCCACCACGGCG
The window above is part of the Geothrix sp. genome. Proteins encoded here:
- a CDS encoding ABC transporter ATP-binding protein produces the protein MIQLNEVHKSFTVKDRKTRVTKRIDAVRGISLQVNPGEIYGLLGPNGAGKSTTLRMIAGLMDPDGGSIHVCGLDTRVKPEAVRGCLGYLSTDMGVYTRFTPRELLRIFGEFQDVDPVTAERRGMHLLEKLHLADFADVKMEGFSSGQKQKVSIARALLHDPKVVIFDEPTTGLDVLTAKTVLDLLRIMREEGRTVIVSTHVMPMVEEICDRVGIIFDGRLHGDAPPHEILQSRRAKTLDEVFFQLAAESEGGN